The following are encoded in a window of Amphibacillus xylanus NBRC 15112 genomic DNA:
- a CDS encoding NfeD family protein — MRRSITQLFLIFVLFLSFININYSTVQADGAGKLVHVIPIEKEVERGLEAFLKRTLHEAEEANVDHIIFEINTPGGRVDAANNIGEIIQSVSIPKTAYIRSQALSAGSYIALFADHIYMNPQATLGASGIITSDGNEADEKAQSYWREAMGSAAEAKGRDRLFAEAMADKDIDLPEYNAPAGKYLTLGPTAALEVGYSEGTVNHRTELLEELGLSDAEIVEVKITPAEEFARFLTNSVVVSILLTLAGLGLIVELYTPGFGVAGSVGIVSLILFFYGHLVAGFAGYEVLVLFALGIGLIILEFFVPGGIIGGLGALSILVALYLSVPNIVHLSYSILIALLITIGVAVLLYRRIGLEKGLFRHIILSDKATAEQGYTAVEERTDLIGKIGTAITPLRPSGTVVVDDERIDVVTEGGFIHQQSLVKIISVTGARVVVSEMKNKEES; from the coding sequence CGCAACTTTTTCTAATTTTTGTACTATTTCTAAGTTTCATAAATATCAATTATAGTACTGTGCAAGCAGATGGAGCTGGGAAATTGGTACATGTCATCCCAATTGAAAAAGAGGTTGAACGAGGCTTAGAAGCATTTCTAAAGCGTACATTACACGAAGCAGAGGAAGCAAATGTTGACCATATTATTTTTGAAATTAACACACCTGGTGGTCGAGTAGATGCGGCTAACAATATTGGCGAAATCATTCAAAGTGTTAGCATTCCTAAAACGGCGTACATAAGAAGTCAAGCATTGTCTGCTGGATCATATATTGCATTATTTGCAGATCATATTTATATGAATCCACAAGCAACTCTTGGTGCAAGTGGAATCATTACAAGTGATGGCAATGAAGCTGATGAAAAGGCTCAATCCTATTGGCGAGAAGCAATGGGAAGTGCGGCTGAAGCAAAAGGTAGAGACCGATTATTTGCTGAGGCAATGGCGGATAAAGATATTGATTTACCAGAATATAATGCCCCTGCAGGTAAATATTTAACACTTGGACCAACTGCAGCACTAGAGGTAGGCTATTCAGAAGGTACTGTTAATCATCGTACAGAATTATTAGAAGAATTAGGCCTATCAGATGCTGAGATTGTGGAAGTTAAAATTACTCCAGCTGAAGAGTTTGCCCGCTTTCTAACCAATTCTGTCGTAGTATCGATTTTGTTAACGCTAGCTGGCTTGGGGTTAATCGTTGAATTATATACGCCAGGTTTTGGTGTTGCTGGATCGGTTGGAATTGTGTCATTAATTTTGTTTTTCTACGGCCACCTTGTTGCTGGTTTTGCCGGTTATGAAGTACTAGTTTTATTCGCACTCGGTATCGGTTTAATTATACTAGAATTTTTTGTGCCAGGTGGGATTATAGGTGGACTAGGTGCATTGAGTATTTTAGTAGCACTTTATTTGTCCGTACCGAACATTGTACATTTAAGTTATAGTATCTTAATTGCACTGCTTATTACGATTGGTGTTGCAGTCTTATTATATAGGCGAATTGGTCTGGAAAAAGGTTTATTTAGACATATCATTTTAAGTGATAAAGCAACAGCTGAACAAGGCTATACAGCTGTAGAAGAACGAACAGATTTAATTGGTAAAATTGGCACTGCCATCACACCACTAAGACCATCAGGTACAGTTGTGGTTGATGATGAAAGAATAGATGTTGTAACAGAAGGTGGTTTTATCCATCAGCAATCATTAGTTAAAATTATCTCTGTTACTGGTGCAAGAGTAGTCGTAAGTGAGATGAAAAATAAGGAGGAGAGTTAA